In Lujinxingia sediminis, a single genomic region encodes these proteins:
- a CDS encoding alpha/beta fold hydrolase, whose protein sequence is MPVPTPTPLRSVYTPSPFRRLPFHWWECGQGPDTLVFLHGIMAHAMAFRLAIAPAAEHFRVIVVDLPAHGRDQTYQAPEIAPTLDTLSDWLLALFEAIDAPRIHLVGHSLGATLSFLHARHTPERRLQSVSLVSPGLKLRPSPRTAPLINALPTSLARLGMNRLGIRLLEPMQWRRARMSPTELDAYLSPLKEPARLEFMLKLASDLVAAGDRSAGGHTIDLPTLLLWGDRDHLLPLDTAHRLQRDIPDARLHIFKGCGHSPMEDAPLEFNRALHDFLIP, encoded by the coding sequence ATGCCTGTCCCGACTCCGACCCCGCTCCGCTCGGTCTACACCCCCTCGCCATTTCGACGCCTTCCCTTTCACTGGTGGGAATGTGGCCAGGGCCCCGACACCCTCGTCTTTCTCCACGGTATCATGGCCCATGCCATGGCGTTTCGACTGGCCATTGCGCCGGCCGCGGAGCACTTCCGTGTCATCGTCGTCGATCTTCCGGCCCACGGTCGCGACCAGACCTACCAGGCGCCGGAAATCGCTCCGACCCTTGACACCCTCTCTGACTGGCTTCTGGCCCTCTTCGAGGCCATCGACGCCCCCCGCATCCACCTGGTCGGCCATTCTCTGGGCGCCACGTTGAGCTTCTTACACGCTCGCCATACCCCCGAGCGCCGCCTCCAGAGCGTGAGCCTGGTCAGCCCCGGCCTTAAACTTCGCCCCTCACCGCGTACAGCCCCCCTCATCAACGCCCTGCCCACATCACTGGCGCGCCTGGGCATGAACCGCCTGGGCATCCGCCTTCTCGAACCGATGCAGTGGCGCCGCGCGCGTATGTCTCCCACCGAACTCGACGCCTACCTCTCGCCACTCAAAGAGCCCGCGCGTCTGGAGTTTATGCTCAAACTCGCCAGCGATCTCGTCGCCGCCGGCGACCGCAGCGCCGGGGGCCACACCATCGACCTCCCCACACTGCTACTCTGGGGCGACCGCGACCATCTCCTTCCCCTGGACACCGCCCACCGGCTTCAGCGCGACATCCCAGATGCCCGCCTGCACATCTTTAAAGGATGCGGCCACAGCCCCATGGAGGACGCTCCGCTGGAGTTTAACCGCGCCCTGCACGACTTCCTGATCCCTTAA
- a CDS encoding polyhydroxyalkanoate synthesis regulator DNA-binding domain-containing protein produces MPKLVKRYANRKLYDTESSTYITLENIEEMVREGEDVRIIDNSTGEDITSATLAHIVLDQQRSNPAFPVSVLRGIIQSGEEFFARLQWPVTQFRDEFKRRAEALEEGGKAIREFVDGTQRSIDDMQRRLDDRFRDAVDQLTHLPEMQREIDELKETVEELEERLMRLETMVVQEHESSK; encoded by the coding sequence ATGCCAAAGCTCGTAAAGCGTTACGCGAACCGAAAGCTCTACGATACCGAATCGAGCACGTACATCACCCTGGAGAACATCGAAGAGATGGTTCGAGAGGGGGAGGATGTGCGCATCATCGACAACTCCACGGGGGAGGATATTACCAGCGCGACGCTGGCGCATATCGTGCTCGATCAGCAGCGCTCCAACCCGGCGTTTCCAGTCTCGGTGTTGCGGGGGATCATTCAGTCCGGGGAGGAGTTTTTTGCCCGGCTGCAGTGGCCTGTGACGCAGTTTCGCGATGAGTTTAAGCGTCGGGCCGAGGCGTTGGAGGAGGGGGGCAAGGCGATCCGTGAGTTTGTAGACGGGACGCAGCGCTCGATCGACGATATGCAGCGTAGGCTCGACGATCGTTTTCGTGATGCGGTCGATCAGCTCACGCACCTTCCCGAGATGCAGCGTGAGATTGACGAGCTCAAAGAGACGGTCGAGGAGCTCGAAGAGCGTCTGATGCGCCTGGAGACGATGGTCGTGCAGGAGCATGAGAGCTCGAAGTAG
- a CDS encoding zinc-ribbon domain-containing protein, with the protein MIIRCPECSTGFNLPDERVSEKGVKLRCSRCSHVFRVRAGEGDDVEIYYQDEDNAEEGAEVTSSEDAGEKKLKLPSKGGLSLGGSSSANPFPSAGLSLKPKSASAKVGDDAFEGAFDESSEAEEMEESAAATPAAKFGPPPGVKVAGAPPTAAAAALEDEEPMLGQGTSAFGDPSDFVDDSFGEDGPYFDPNTGKVESPAAPAGPSAGGPPAGARRPGAPVARGAAPAGAASAAAAPARVAVAPASFDGIDDLEPHRIGGSGGSKVVMLLLLVCLVAMGFLGTVAALNGGFLDFKQFGQMIEVAFGDGEYSPREAWAKPTQTTIIQAPEEPLVAESVYGQLVDVGRSDKVLVVRGFVRSYAEESFHNVKLRATVSSAEGRPLREVSGVAGMDVSAAEIAGQKSVADAQGLVAGGGQSVSPKSVVPFTLVIDEVPQTVLDGGSFGLKVSVADQAGGGAPVAAGE; encoded by the coding sequence ATGATCATCCGGTGTCCCGAGTGTTCGACAGGATTCAACCTCCCCGACGAGCGGGTTAGCGAGAAGGGCGTCAAGTTGCGCTGCTCTCGTTGCAGCCACGTCTTCCGCGTGCGCGCGGGGGAGGGCGACGATGTGGAGATCTATTATCAGGACGAAGATAATGCTGAGGAGGGCGCTGAGGTGACATCGTCGGAAGATGCGGGAGAGAAGAAGCTGAAGTTGCCGTCGAAAGGCGGATTGAGCCTGGGTGGTTCATCCAGTGCCAATCCTTTTCCGAGCGCGGGGTTGAGTCTCAAGCCCAAGAGTGCGAGCGCGAAGGTGGGGGATGATGCGTTTGAGGGGGCATTTGACGAGTCCTCGGAGGCCGAGGAGATGGAGGAGAGCGCGGCAGCGACGCCTGCGGCGAAGTTCGGACCGCCGCCGGGGGTGAAGGTGGCCGGAGCGCCTCCGACAGCTGCGGCGGCGGCACTCGAGGACGAGGAGCCGATGCTGGGACAGGGCACCTCGGCCTTTGGCGATCCATCAGACTTTGTGGATGACTCGTTCGGGGAGGACGGGCCGTATTTTGATCCGAACACCGGCAAGGTGGAGTCGCCGGCGGCCCCGGCAGGGCCGAGCGCGGGAGGACCTCCGGCGGGAGCCCGTCGCCCGGGCGCTCCGGTCGCGCGTGGGGCAGCTCCGGCCGGGGCAGCTTCGGCTGCTGCTGCGCCGGCGCGTGTGGCTGTGGCACCGGCGAGTTTTGATGGCATCGACGATCTGGAGCCGCATCGCATCGGTGGAAGTGGGGGCTCGAAGGTGGTGATGCTGCTCTTGCTGGTGTGCCTGGTTGCGATGGGCTTTCTGGGAACGGTGGCGGCGCTCAACGGCGGGTTTTTAGACTTCAAGCAGTTCGGTCAAATGATCGAGGTGGCCTTTGGCGATGGTGAGTACTCGCCGAGGGAAGCGTGGGCAAAGCCCACGCAGACCACGATCATTCAGGCGCCCGAGGAGCCGCTGGTTGCGGAGAGCGTCTACGGCCAGCTGGTGGATGTGGGGCGCAGCGATAAGGTGCTGGTGGTGCGCGGCTTTGTGCGCAGCTACGCCGAGGAGTCATTTCATAATGTGAAACTTCGCGCGACGGTGAGCAGCGCGGAGGGGCGCCCACTTCGTGAGGTCAGCGGCGTTGCCGGGATGGACGTGAGCGCCGCTGAGATCGCCGGTCAGAAGAGCGTGGCGGATGCGCAGGGGCTGGTTGCCGGTGGCGGTCAGTCGGTGAGCCCGAAGAGCGTGGTGCCCTTTACGTTGGTCATCGATGAGGTGCCGCAGACGGTGCTCGACGGTGGCAGCTTTGGGCTGAAAGTCTCCGTCGCGGACCAGGCCGGTGGTGGCGCGCCGGTGGCTGCCGGCGAGTGA
- a CDS encoding phosphomannomutase/phosphoglucomutase — translation MNAEIFRAYDIRGIADTDLNDDLVCDIGRAFATMVTRRTQSAPRIGIGRDARRSSDRIFDALQRGMREAGAHVVSLGVVPTPLVYFAAVTSEFHGAVQITGSHNPGEYNGFKMMIGKETLHGETIQELRRLIEARDFSSGDDLSCSAMPNLRKTYIEWVRDNITMGSRKLHIAVDSGNGVAGIIAPELLRDAINARVEELYSEPDGSFPNHHPDPTVPENLVDLIERVKTLGCDFGVAYDGDGDRIGVVDEKGQIIWGDRLMILFARQVLKNNPGATIIGEVKCSQTLFDDIRAHGGEPVMARVGHSLIKAKIQETNAHLAGEMSGHIFFNDRFFGFDDALYATCRLAEILSNTDKTLSELLADVPQTHVTPEIRRDCSEQLKFRVPGLVAQHFAADFETNTIDGVRVKFPQGWGLVRASNTQPVLVMRAEGSSPETRDAYLKLLDDAVAEAKRQLSQ, via the coding sequence ATGAACGCCGAGATCTTCCGCGCCTACGACATACGTGGCATCGCCGACACCGATCTAAACGACGACCTCGTCTGCGACATCGGACGTGCTTTTGCCACCATGGTCACCCGACGCACGCAAAGCGCCCCGCGCATCGGCATCGGCCGCGATGCGCGCCGCTCCTCCGACCGCATCTTCGATGCACTGCAGCGCGGCATGCGCGAGGCCGGCGCCCACGTCGTCAGCCTGGGCGTGGTACCCACCCCGCTCGTCTACTTCGCCGCAGTCACCTCCGAGTTCCACGGCGCGGTCCAGATCACCGGCAGCCACAACCCCGGTGAGTACAACGGCTTCAAAATGATGATCGGCAAAGAAACCCTCCATGGAGAAACCATCCAGGAGCTGCGCCGCCTCATCGAAGCTCGCGACTTCTCCTCCGGCGACGACTTGAGCTGCTCGGCCATGCCCAATCTTCGCAAGACCTACATCGAGTGGGTCCGCGACAACATCACCATGGGCTCGCGCAAACTCCACATCGCCGTCGACTCCGGCAACGGCGTCGCCGGTATCATCGCCCCCGAACTTCTGCGCGACGCCATTAACGCCCGCGTCGAAGAGCTCTACTCCGAGCCCGACGGCTCCTTCCCCAACCACCACCCCGATCCCACCGTCCCCGAGAACCTCGTCGACCTCATTGAGCGCGTCAAAACGCTCGGCTGCGACTTCGGTGTTGCCTACGACGGCGACGGTGACCGCATCGGCGTCGTCGACGAAAAGGGCCAGATCATCTGGGGCGACCGCCTCATGATCCTCTTTGCCCGCCAGGTCCTCAAGAACAACCCTGGTGCTACGATTATCGGCGAGGTCAAATGCTCCCAGACCCTCTTCGACGATATTAGGGCGCATGGGGGAGAGCCGGTGATGGCGCGCGTCGGCCACAGCCTCATCAAAGCCAAGATCCAGGAGACCAACGCACACCTGGCCGGTGAGATGAGCGGCCATATCTTCTTCAACGATCGCTTCTTCGGATTTGACGACGCGCTCTACGCCACCTGCCGCCTGGCCGAAATCCTCTCCAACACCGACAAGACCTTAAGCGAGCTTCTGGCCGACGTCCCCCAGACCCACGTCACTCCCGAGATCCGCCGCGACTGCTCCGAGCAGCTCAAATTCCGTGTCCCGGGCCTGGTCGCTCAGCACTTCGCCGCCGACTTTGAGACCAACACCATCGACGGCGTTCGCGTCAAATTCCCCCAGGGCTGGGGCCTGGTGCGCGCCAGCAACACCCAGCCTGTGCTCGTGATGCGTGCCGAGGGCAGCTCCCCCGAAACCCGCGACGCCTACCTCAAGCTCCTCGACGATGCCGTCGCCGAAGCCAAGCGGCAGCTCTCCCAGTAA